In the genome of Hymenobacter cellulosivorans, one region contains:
- a CDS encoding glycosyltransferase 61 family protein, whose product MSRRDTSFRHVRNVAEVEKMLNTFGFRSYELSPLSLREKVALLAGAYRPRPWWGR is encoded by the coding sequence GTGAGCCGCCGCGACACGAGCTTCCGCCACGTGCGCAACGTGGCGGAAGTCGAAAAGATGCTCAACACGTTTGGCTTCCGGAGCTACGAACTCAGCCCATTGAGTCTGCGGGAAAAAGTAGCCTTGTTGGCCGGCGCTTACCGGCCCCGGCCATGGTGGGGCCGGTAA